In Harmonia axyridis chromosome 6, icHarAxyr1.1, whole genome shotgun sequence, a single window of DNA contains:
- the LOC123681711 gene encoding brefeldin A-inhibited guanine nucleotide-exchange protein 3 isoform X2, whose amino-acid sequence MEDLLLNIVKESSGSKLSNIKISAQEAHDLLASQNNLLRTPSHELRTSCFLPLKLSLESKKSKLVSFALTGFNKLIRDERFQAGIEPEDDSLWLPAQLLSATASMLTHCEDTQVHIMRVMLNMACSASWALNGRLVMLLINRCGDAYETGTQPVRAAAQAAASQTLMAFCTFLDEECQEILQQQQKHKNSGSSAEMVYTKTSAVACFNEAIPVMQYICSRLEEMRLIPKSNELTVFLLECLLTLVNTLPHTVHSNVHFSTFLWQRFCPALLSFLGAPGDPSGQYLTTNQSKIVYSIGIQVVRLVGRERALRPVLEALFHRMLLLPSPLKRLEPLKAARELLRSPGRLADLLLLSGPIHRHAGDDMAIIRLIMDSIEETSQCNDPNVLLASVECVDALLGSLEALSTGEGLDQEGSEIANTRYTTLEQADYTGPLTYQSMARLPKPYRDVVANLKYQSDDDSSGIEGNIPDVPGTESDCSGSTEGPEEYGSQSEDSIMDDESFLTNQQLQKLHKLPKSLNLGRSVVEDCNRDLERQNARQFMRTLQNVLLPKLLTLRSSIQIDEVLQEFASKCCQHNSAQNCEVTTIMNADGIYLATYSALLLDLKLIQSKHFDESVKDVAVPITETQFVEEIHGSGVLVYVSATWLCELYQNVLAKSLLLTAGFNPNANPQPAIVNLLTDIGGLSSSQFLTDWQKLQKIHGTPESSPEIEAGIKLSRRVLTCCWSSVVSVLGSPLVEKPHINGASALSRLVARRARQKHRQRVTDDIITASLEGLQKAANLSNTLKLQSRSSSILAHLAASSCKTQGAKLLASHALSLDVLVSKGLALGSHSAACWPHIFDACVAIASLEHALFSKTGSTQLLMVAQNTQNNIVTSTTCSNGSEKLNMTFNPTVNDDEMCIDVYSFLQNNSYSGSNTRKQNSTSIPEIIERSGVLNGPNQGTLRGVQAAKVCCVLSQKCDELFHSAAFRLSLPGLCSFLTELCKASHAQLFTHSEEALQKTNKWWKKELEIQKKPPTILLLHRVGEVTLKCIRSGRPLIHLMKVWAIVGPHFMQASCHKDRAVSKKAVTCIHDAVTALFNEQSELPHFHFNEALIKPFENLLCLELCDPDVQDQIVSCLCEFVEANRTEICSGWRTLFGTLRVANAKNNAPAILEVFRIFLSTDNTLVFANAALDYILCLLAHIRSSTPPDDQAPSEPLIKISPVEKQNIMFLEKGLDYSPKGGPIDLCVESLKLLQNCVSILSMMYNMPKCPTFNLTHRMTIDTEPQLVDRIMQNMEYMNIQQDDELSINVPHETLSTLNEMKLCEENRITLSKMDRPSGVLKIWYVLLEGLSTAATTCSNTNQALIVDTLFTLLRNLIINPGINFGFYCINHLLLPMVQNWLRQIMKTSDKTGEVWMNFKHCCGLATELVVDYMHHSIEHREKEMIEKSQQDQLYNNPAANLAFKQLLIVLVEIGDQPYENFARLGTSCMRHIILSAGKILTAHQWEIFVVYIHRACTISLYPLQQLINAFKENSDSFYGDLSVVKVAARKDSSVEENKRIYELARQIFLMQSQRPNCNKCIGKLCDCDIPNGIVIDSRSYVFLLYSLDPTAILNSDLYATRVPFRRLVVGILAHEMLIQTISSALLQNLNHITPILNILQINTCSLRGILTNVNAKHVDIMLKCLEISNVRAKQFDQRPGLKFLTQKVGNLNKAANLYNQANTSEVVQIIVLIELCLDGIKKYNINPKDLKGILAQDRKINPSTDLEYVQQFLIKLQSKWEALCESYVKLTEDFGRKIESEKVEPDHKENIPKDIIKPNPLKLEDFKKDDDYLSTDSESYLERDAIGNDYIENDSVFEIQVNRSESPEDKPKQSETCASTDDETNELAAKYTKQIYEKYKVELSSIKYDTNTILQMRKSALSDDNIVAGIYPKNDERSKSESYDICSHSDNNSEEETKKPIRSATITSRVNPFSVSTYIPPPQPILPEIQHQRSISIFKDVEDYKTARIETMEACLELLGSLSSDRLGPLASVLKDGAIMLVRSQDDKIKLSAENLLQRMNISYIDYDNF is encoded by the exons ATTTGCTAGCCTCCCAAAACAACCTCTTGAGAACACCCTCACATGAGTTAAGGACATCTTGTTTTTTACCGCTGAAACTATCTCTAGAAAGTAAGAAGAGTAAACTAGTATCATTTGCTCTAACTGGATTCAAC AAATTGATAAGAGATGAGAGGTTCCAAGCAGGCATTGAGCCAGAAGATGACTCATTGTGGCTACCAGCACAACTTCTATCTGCTACAGCTTCAATGCTCACACATTGTGAAGACACCCAGGTTCACATCATGCGGGTTATGCTCAACATGGCATGTTCAGCTAGTTGGGCTTTAAATGGCAGACTTGTTATGCTCTTGATAAATCGCTGTGGCGATGCCTATGAGACTGGCACACAGCCAGTCAGAGCTGCTGCTCAAGCAGCAGCTAGCCAAACACTAATGGCTTTCTGCACCTTCCTCG ATGAAGAATGCCAAGAAATTCTCCAACAGCAACAGAAGCACAAAAACTCGGGCAGTAGTGCTGAGATGGTTTACACCAAAACATCAGCAGTAGCCTGTTTTAACGAAGCCATTCCAGTGATGCAATACATCTGCAGCCGCTTAGAGGAGATGAGATT GATTCCAAAATCAAACGAGCTCACAGTGTTCCTACTCGAATGTCTACTCACATTGGTGAACACTTTACCACACACTGTGCATTCCAACGTACACTTTTCTACTTTCCTGTGGCAGAGGTTTTGTCCAGCGTTACTTTCGTTTCTTGGCGCACCTGGAGATCCTAGTGGACAGTATTTAACCACCAATCAGTCCAAAATAGTTTACAG TATTGGTATCCAAGTAGTACGACTAGTTGGAAGGGAAAGGGCTCTAAGGCCAGTTCTAGAAGCTTTATTCCATAGAATGCTACTGCTACCAAGTCCTCTGAAACGACTGGAGCCTCTTAAGGCAGCTAGAGAACTCTTGAGATCACCTGGAAGACTTGCAGATCTCCTCTTATTGAGTGGACCAATACATCGACACGCTGGTGATGATATGGCAATTATAAGACT GATAATGGACTCAATAGAAGAAACTTCACAATGTAACGATCCAAATGTACTTTTAGCTAGTGTTGAATGCGTAGATGCTTTGTTAGGGTCTCTAGAAGCACTGTCTACAGGAGAGGGTCTTGATCAAGAAGGCAGTGAGATAGCAAACACTCGATATACAACATTAGAACAAGCGGATTATACAGGTCCCTTAACGTACCAATCTATGGCTAGACTGCCCAAACCATACAG AGATGTGGTGGCAAATTTGAAATACCAAAGTGACGATGATAGTAGTGGAATAGAAGGAAACATTCCAGATGTACCAGGTACTGAATCTGACTGTTCTGGTTCTACAGAGGGTCCAGAAGAATATGGCAGCCAGTCAGAAGATAGTATTATGGATGACGAAAGTTTTTTGACGAATCAGCAACTGCAGAAGCTGCACAAACTGCCCAAATCGCTAAATTTG GGAAGGAGTGTAGTTGAAGACTGTAACAGAGATTTGGAAAGACAGAATGCTAGACAGTTCATGAGAACACTCCAAAACGTGTTGTTGCCAAAACTGTTGACACTTAGATCTTCCATACAG ATTGATGAGGTCTTACAAGAATTCGCCTCAAAGTGTTGCCAACACAATTCTGCACAAAACTGTGAAGTAACAACGATAATGAATGCCGATGGTATATACCTAGCCACATATTCAGCATTGTTGTTAGATCTTAAACTCATACAAAGCAAACATTTCGATGAGAGCGTCAAAGAC GTAGCTGTTCCTATCACTGAAACACAATTCGTTGAAGAAATTCATGGGAGTGGAGTATTAGTGTATGTATCTGCTACTTGGCTGTGCGAGCTTTATCAGAATGTCCTGGCAAAGTCATTGCTGTTAACTGCAGGATTTAATCCTAATGCAAATCCACAACCTGCCATTGTTAATTTACTGACTG ATATTGGTGGTTTGAGTTCATCGCAGTTTTTGACAGACTGGCAGAAGCTCCAGAAGATCCATGGAACTCCAGAAAGTAGTCCAGAGATAGAAGCTGGAATCAAACTCTCTAGGAGGGTCTTGACATGTTGTTGGAGTTCTGTAGTATCAGTATTAGGTTCACCATTAGTTGAAAAACCACATATAAATGGCGCATCTGCTCTGAGTAGACTTGTTGCTAGAAGAGCTCGACAAAAGCATCGTCAGAGGGTAACTGATGATATAATAACAGCAAGTCTAGAAGGACTTCAGAAG gCTGCCAACCTGAGCAACACTTTGAAATTACAATCCCGAAGTAGCAGCATACTAGCACATTTGGCAGCATCATCTTGTAAAACACAAGGTGCAAAATTACTAGCATCACATGCCTTATCATTAGATGTGTTGGTGTCTAAAG GCTTAGCTTTGGGATCTCACAGTGCAGCTTGTTGGCCCCACATATTCGACGCATGCGTAGCAATAGCCAGCTTAGAACATGCCCTATTCAGTAAAACAGGCTCAACTCAACTACTGATGGTTGCTCAAAACACACAAAACAATATAGTCACATCAACAACCTGCTCTAACGGCTCTGAAAAGTTGAACATGACCTTTAATCCAACTGTTAACGATGATGAGATGTGTATCGATGTATACAGCTTCCTACAGAATAACTCTTACTCTGGCAGCAACACCCGCAAGCAAAATTCTACTTCCAttcctgaaataattgaaagaagTGGTGTGCTTAATGGTCCTAATCAAGGGACCCTAAGAGGAGTGCAAGCAGCAAAAGTGTGTTGTGTTCTTTCCCAAAAATGCGACGAACTGTTCCACTCTGCAGCTTTCAGATTGTCACTACCAGGTCTTTGCAGCTTTCTCACCGAGTTGTGCAAAGCATCCCATGCTCAACTGTTCACACATTCTGAAGAAGCTCTTCAAAAGACTAACAAATGGTGGAAAAAAGAGctcgaaattcagaaaaaacctCCAACTATTCTTCTATTACACAGAGTTGGGGAAGTCACATTGAAATGCATAAGGTCAGGAAGACCTTTGATACATCTTATGAAAGTATGGGCAATTGTTGGTCCCCATTTCATGCAAGCTTCGTGTCATAAAGACAGAGCTGTATCTAAGAAAGCAGTCACTTGCATACACGATGCTGTGACTGCATTGTTCAATGAGCAGTCTGAACTACCCCACTTCCACTTTAATGAAGCTCTTATTAAGCCCTTCGAGAACCTTTTGTGTTTGGAGTTGTGCGATCCTGATGTGCAGGACCAAATAGTTTCTTGTCTGTGCGAATTTGTAGAAGCTAACAGAACGGAGATCTGTTCTGGATGGAGAACTTTATTTGGCACTTTACGTGTTGCTAATGCTAAGAACAACGCTCCAGCCATTTTGGAAGTTTTCCGTATTTTCTTGTCGACTGACAATACTTTAGTGTTTGCCAATGCTGCTTTGGATTATATCCTTTGTCTCTTAGCCCATATAAGGTCAAGCACACCCCCTGATGACCAAGCACCTTCAGAGCCACTAATCAAAATTTCTCCTGTTGAAAAACAGAATATAATGTTTTTGGAGAAAGGGCTGGACTATTCACCTAAAGGTGGTCCTATAGATTTATGTGTGGAGTCACTCAAACTCCTTCAAAACTGCGTATCCATTCTATCGATGATGTACAACATGCCTAAATGTCCTACCTTCAACCTTACACATAGGATGACCATCGACACTGAACCACAACTAGTAGATAGGATAATGCAAAATATGGAATACATGAACATACAACAAGATGATGAACTATCCATCAACGTACCCCATGAAACATTGTCAACTTTGAACGAGATGAAGCTTTGCGAGGAAAACAGAATCACTTTATCCAAAATGGATAGACCTAGTGGAGTGCTAAAGATTTGGTATGTCCTTCTGGAAGGTTTATCCACAGCTGCTACAACTTGCTCGAACACAAACCAAGCTCTCATTGTTGATACGTTATTCACGCTCTTGAGAAACTTGATAATAAATCCTGGTATCAACTTTGGTTTTTACTGTATCAATCATCTTCTCTTACCAATGGTACAAAATTGGTTACGACAAATCATGAAGACCTCTGATAAGACCGGAGAAGTCTGGATGAATTTCAAACATTGCTGTGGTTTAGCAACTGAACTTGTTGTTGATTACATGCACCACTCTATTGAACATAGAGAAAAGGAAATGATAGAAAAGTCACAACAAGATCAATTGTACAACAATCCAGCAGCAAATCTAGCATTCAAGCAACTGCTTATAGTTCTAGTGGAAATTGGTGATCAACCCTATGAAAATTTCGCTAGATTGGGAACATCCTGTATGCGCCACATTATTTTGAGCGCTGGTAAGATCCTAACAGCTCACCAATGGGAAATATTCGTAGTGTACATCCATAGGGCATGCACAATAAGCTTGTACCCCTTACAACAGCTCATCAATGCTTTCAAAGAGAACTCCGACAGCTTCTACGGTGATCTATCTGTGGTGAAAGTAGCTGCAAGAAAAGATTCAtctgttgaagaaaataaaagaatataCGAGCTAGCTAGGCAAATATTTCTCATGCAATCCCAAAGACCCAACTGTAACAAATGTATTGGAAAGTTATGCGATTGTGATATCCCCAATGGCATCGTTATAGATTCAAGAAGTTATGTATTCTTGTTGTACTCTCTTGATCCAACTGCTATCCTGAACTCTGACCTGTATGCCACTAGAGTACCATTTAGAAGACTTGTGGTCGGTATTTTAGCTCATGAAATGTTGATACAAACTATTTCTAGTGCTTTATTACaaaacttgaatcatatcaCCCCAATTCTTAATATTCTCCAAATAAATACTTGCAGTCTTAGAGGGATATTGACAAATGTTAATGCAAAGCATGTCGACATCATGCTTAAATGCCTTGAAATATCCAACGTAAGAGCTAAGCAGTTCGACCAGCGACCTGGATTGAAGTTTTTAACACAAAAGGTGGGAAATTTGAACAAAGCAGCTAACTTATACAACCAAGCTAACACATCTGAAGTTGTGCAAATTATTGTGTTGATTGAGCTTTGCCTTGATGGCATCAAGAAATACAACATTAACCCTAAGGATCTCAAGGGAATTTTGGCGCAGGATCGAAAGATAAATCCTTCGACGGATCTAGAATACGTTCAACAGTTTCTTATAAAGCTTCAGAGTAAATGGGAAGCTTTATGTGAGTCCTACGTTAAGTTAACCGAAGATTTTGGCAGGAAAATTGAGAGTGAGAAAGTCGAGCCTGATCATAAGGAGAATATTCCGAAAGATATCATCAAACCCAATCCGTTGAAATTAGAAGATTTCAAAAAAGACGATGATTATTTAAGCACAGATTCTGAAAGTTATTTGGAAAGAGATGCAATAGGGAACGATTACATAGAGAACGATTCAGTTTTTGAAATCCAAGTGAATAGGTCAGAATCACCTGAGGACAAACCTAAGCAAAGTGAAACTTGTGCTTCGACAGATGATGAGACCAACGAACTGGCAGCTAAATACACCAagcaaatttatgaaaaatataaagtaGAACTGAGTTCTATCAAATATGATACAAACACCATTCTGCAAATGAGAAAATCTGCGTTGTCCGATGACAATATCGTTGCTGGTATCTACCCAAAGAATGACGAAAGGTCAAAATCTGAAAGTTATGATATCTGCTCTCATAGTGATAATAACTCGGAAGAAGAAACCAAGAAACCGATAAGAAGTGCCACTATTACTTCGAGGGTAAATCCGTTTTCGGTTTCTACGTATATTCCACCACCTCAACCTATATTACCAGAAATCCAACACCAAAGATCTATCAGCATATTTAAG GATGTTGAAGACTACAAAACGGCAAGAATAGAAACTATGGAAGCATGTTTGGAGCTTCTGGGTAGTCTGTCTTCTGATAGGTTAGGACCCTTGGCTTCAGTTCTGAAAGATGGAGCTATAATGCTAGTGAGATCTCAAGATGACAAAATCAAATTGTCTGCTGAGAATTTGTTACAGAGAATGAATATTTCTTACATTGATTATGACAATTTCTAA